Genomic DNA from Solanum dulcamara chromosome 4, daSolDulc1.2, whole genome shotgun sequence:
ATAAATGAGATTTTACCCTAAAATAttcttttgaaaaatttatcCCAAAAAACATATTCAGTTAAAGTTAGAAAAGAAGAATACCTTAAAACTGGAAAATAACATGTTTTATAATTCTCAAAATGGAAAGAAACTTAGCATTCCAATTATGTAGCTAAATTCCCTTCTCTATTTTATCTCCTTTTTGGTTCTGGTTTTTGTAGTACTGTACTCCACTTCTTAACCTATAGTGAACATAAGCAAAGAGCtacattttcatatcatttcacCTAAGGTAATTGGAACTTGTGGTTGCATCAGTGATGCAATAGTATGATTCATCTTACAAAAAGATCATTTAGGAAATAGCCAAGTCATTTGATACAGCTAAGGAAGTTTGTAAACTATAGTTTAACATTTGTTAGGCTAATaaattctctttctttctctcattGTATTCTTCTGGTGATTAATAATGGGTTTAGAATGGGTTAATCTGGccaatgtttttttcttttctgggGGTGGAGTTAGGTCAGGATGGATCACGAATTAATGTAGTCTTTCCTGGACAATGGAATCATCTTTGAATTACAATATCAATAAGGTGAaagaatcaaatttatttttaaaagattctGAAACCAAATTATGAATAAAGAATCCCCCTTATCCAGCAATAGTAGGAATAATGCAATCCCTATACCAGGGGAATACTGTTTTGAATATCTAAAATCCAACTTAGTATAATTGAATCTTTATAGCATGAATCAATAAAACAGCAATCATGAGCTATACAAATGTTTAAGTAGGAAAATATCAATTCGAAAGAATCGAATTGAATTGTGCGAATAAGTGAGGAAAACAATAAAATGATACCTTAATATGTGTATGCTTCCAAATTCTTCACAATTGTGGACACAAACAACCTTTCCAGAAAAAagattgatttgattgagagagggagagaagagGCAGTGGCCCTCAGATTGTTGATCGTGCCTGTCTGGTGCCTGCAAAGGGGGGAGTTATTGGTTATCGGTTGTTGTAACCCGTTCTGACCCAATTCTCGGGCTACTCGGGTTGTGGCCCCTTTGGACCGATCCGTTATTCTAAGTTAAAAATTTATGGAATAATGGTTTGTTTGAGTCGTCccatttaattaatatttattgtatgcttttttttttttacatgaaatTGTCATATTAGATAATTTTCAAGTAAAAGCAAATAGAATTTTATcgcttctctatttttatttttgtgttcaGGTATGCACATCTGAAATTTTAGTTATTCATAATATGTGTTCAGTCATATATGATTAAGTGCAGACATGTATGGAAAAAAAAGGTGTAAAAATGAGTTTGTTAGATTTATTATTACTTTAACAAATTGATGGTTGATGTTTGTTCATATGTTTCAAATTTAGACTTATTTGGAGAAAATTTGGATACTAAAATTTGaaacataaaattattattattatactaaaaaaaaatcagatgCACATGCctgaaaatttaattttaacatATGTTTCAATCAATAGAAAAGTGTTAAATGAGTTTATTTGTTGTTTTGACAATTAATAATTGAAGTTTGATTTTTACGATACGTGAAATTTATGTTTCAAATTTGAGTCTATTAAGAGtagattttaatttattaaaattcaaaaaatataatagcGTCAAAATAATTTCAAACACACATGCGTAAAATTTAAGACCACTCTTATACGCACTTTAGACGTAAAATTCCAACTTCAATTGCATATACCTAAATTATACCCcaaaacaattatttttataaaaataaataaattatacaacataaattatacttCAAGctctattttaaaattttcatgatGAAATGTTGATTTTTAAGTAAAGTTTCGAAAACTTTATCAAAACTTTACttaaaaatcaatatttcatcatgaaaatttcaaaatagaGCTTGAAGTTATATTGAAATTTGGAAAAACAATCAAAAACTTATTTCcactttcactatttttttccctttcaaatttatcctaattttttatttttataaaagtgaccatgtttaaattatatatcaTGTGTTTAGAAAACTTACATTCAaacaattaaatattatttgtaaAAATTATAGCCAAACATAACTCCTTTTTTAACTTCaatttctaaatttaaaataaagtgaaaaaatatttgtaatagTATGTAGTACCTGGTATGTGAGATctaatgtatcatattatgtgactatctattttgagatattactcttttaaaataaatttaactgtATGTTTTCAGATCTATTAGTTAAATTGAGTGATttactaatttttaaaaattaaagatataaattatattttacttcttaaagttcaaaattttcatttttttaaaaaaaattcaagaccAAACcccaataaatttttaaatctcGGAATTTCAGAAATTAGGAATATAGGGGAGTAGTACATTTAAGAAACGGAAAAGGGCCAAAATTACCCTTCaactatttgaaatagagaACATATAcacttaaattatattttggctcaaaaataccctttccGTCATATTATTGGCTCATTTCTACCCCTCCGTTTGACGGAATAAAATATCGCATTCTATGTGTATTAATTTTCGCTACGTAGGATCTCCACATAAGCACTTCACCACACCCCATCCATTAAAAGACCCAAACCACCCATTAAAAGACTCAAACTCATCCTTGACTCCCGTAGTTATGATTTCTTTGACTTCCATAGTTATGACTGTCACAATTAATTTGCAGTAATTTTTAAGCAAACTATTAATTAACTATTTAATTTGctaaataatagttttcatcaACTAGACATAGCTAACAAAGAgtgatgaatttaattttttaaaatgacaaTTAAGCAAATGTGGTGCATGATCAAGTATGTACTTTTCTAGGAAGAAGATGGGTGTGGTTGGGCCTGAAGTAAGTTGCAGAACAACATAATTGTACGCTCAATGTGATCAATAAATGCTTGGAAAGTATCTGAAGTGTTCTTCTTAAAGCCAGGCCAACAAGTAGAGGTGTCTGACTGCCGCAAATTATTATGAGAGTTATTTAAAAACTATTGCAAATTAATTATGACAATCATAACTATGGGAGCCAAAGAAACCATAACTATGAAAGTCAAGGATGGATTTGTGTTTTTTAATGGTTGAGTTTggatattttaattgatgaagGTAGGTTGGAGTGCTTATATACACATGAAATGTCATATTTTATTCTGTCAAATAAAAGGGTAAAAGTGAGCTAATGCCCAATAATATTATGAAACAGGTATTTTTGagctaaaattatattttaagtatataatttTCGGAAAAGTTAGCAAGgttgaagaaaaataaataaagatataagGACAGAAGATTGTGTTGACGGGTACCGATTGTAGAAGAGAGAGGGAGGAAATGGAGAACTCGGCGATTTTGAGAGAGTGGTTCGAGCGGGTTGACACCGAGAAAATCGGCAGTATTACTGCAATTCAGCTCAAGGTCTTTCTTTTGCTTTCATCTTTCTTCCTTACTCCCTCGATTTGATTACTAAACTTATTTCCATGCTATCAGAGTGCTTTtgcaattggaaatttggaatttCCTATCACTGTTGTCCAACAAATGATCAGGTTTTCAACCTTtctatattaaattaaattatgaagAATACAATAACAACCAAAATCATTTTTACATACAGtgatttttctcttcttcattttcatCAATTCTCAGGATGTGCGATTTTGACCTGAATGGAACCATGAGTTTTGAAGGTTAGGATCATCTCTCGACTCTAATTAATCCATTAGCTTGCCCGTGAATGCTAGTTATTACTGTGATATGAAAGTTGTATCCAGTTTTTTGCTTTATGTTTTTTGTTTGTTCCATTACTAAAACTCTCTCAAGCGAGTGAGATAAGATCATTATTAAAATTGGTAGCTTGGAAGTAATTATCtaagagaaaaaagagaaagcCAAGTGCATCTGCGGTTCGAACTAGGATATTAGGAACCTCAACAAAGGAAAATGAAGTCAATATAAGTAGACCAAGGAAGAATATCAGAGCCAGGTGTCTCAACAAGATTAGGGGCCTAAAGCCAAAATTCATCAAGAGgccctaacttttttttctaggtgacatatataaattgaatggcaataacaacaataacattcCTTGTGCAATCCTACAAGTGAAGTATATGGAGGGTagaatatatatagatattatgAAGTAAGAAGGTAAACAATACAAATTTTCAATcgaaaaatatttagaataatAAAATCTGGTTCAAGAATTTAATAAATTGATATAGTGATATCGGAATAGTATTGCGCTAAATAAGTTGATATAATGATATCGAAATAGTGTTGTGTTGCTTCAATATAATGATAACTTGTTGCAATGCTTGAAATTTCAAGAAGACATCAAAGAGCGGATTTGATCTTTTTGAAAACAAATAACAATAGATTTTGCATAAAGCAAAAGGTCTAACTTTTGGGCagaatatttaataataagagAATTGCTCGGGATGGTAAGCACACCTCACTTCCAATCCTAAAGTTGTGAGTTCGAGTTATCAAGGGAGCAAAAAGAGTGAGAGctaagaaaaaaaagggaatatAAGAAAGGGAAATATAGGAATAATAATGCGGGATCATGTTAGGTTAGTAATTAGAATAAAAATGAGACCTTATGTTCGAGACGGCTCTGATAAGAGCATATACTTAACCTTAACATAGACTTCCCTTTTtcttacttttatatatattggGAGAGAGGGAGAGTCCAAAGCTAGGCATGAGAGATATCAAAGTATTGTTTACATCACCAGTGCAATCTACTTTATGCCCTTCTTTACCTTATTTTGGTGCAATTGAGTTCATATTTactaattattccattgagaaTCTTATATTGTTATTAATCTAATTTTTGTTTCCCAGAGTTTGTtgaacttaacaagtttctgcTGAAGGTCAGCTTTCTTCTCTAGTTAAATTTTTGTATGCTAGTTTTCTTCAAATACATTAAGCTATTGATTGGTCTTCTCTATATGCAATTTGCATGTGACTTGAGGTGTCACTTTGTGGTGTTCTTCTCATACACTGAATTTGACAATAGTTGCATTACCTCATCTTGGCAGCACTAGAATGAAAACCTTAGTGCTGCATCAATTCAATGGCTTTTTTCTTATTACTGTGGATACTTCATTAAACGTGTTTATAAGATGTGTTCCTTCAAAGATTTTAAATTGTTTGATTTATATGAACCATCAATCTATCATTTGTAGGTGCAACATGTGTTCTCAGACTTGGAGAGGTGAATTTCTTTTTCTTAGTAAAGCGAATCATTTAGTACTTTTCGAGTACTTTTCATGTCATTGGTTGGAAAATATGTTTTGAGGAAATTAATTCTTGTATTATTTTGCTCATTGAATTAGGGGTCGTGGATTCCTTGTCCCAGATGATGTTTACGAGGCAAGAAATTCCTTAATCTCAAACTCCTGCTTTCTTGCATTTGCTTATAGTACATTTCAGACCTTCTGACTAGGCAAATGAGGAAAGAACACTTGGACTACCAAATGGTCTTTAACAGCGGCCTATTTGTTGCATAATTGCAGGCCTTGATAAAAATTGGATTCCGCCTCGACTCTCCAGCCTTGTACACTGTCTGCGaggtattataattatttttaaattcattatGAGATTCTTTGTGACGTGGGATACATAAATATACTCCAGCATTGTACTTCCTTTTGAGGCCTACtgtcatgacccgccacttgatcatgaagacggggaaagatctagagtcttggagaggttaatagaaggctctagaatgtccaagagaattcttgaagaaggtagaagaacctagagtattggagaggttagtggaagactctagattcttgtagaagcttatagagaagtcttgaaagacttggaattctctagagtgtgtggagagttctagagtagggacttctttgtaaatatggaaggacttgtatagtaaatttatttacacttaggccccttaggagtagtataaatagagggggcattcatttgtagaagatcatcaagcaatcaagcattcttccaaagtaatacaaaagccttcttcataaaagctctcttgtttTTCTTACTATATAGCATTCCCTTAGCAATCTaatcttaaaggcttacttgagcttgcaagatcgtgaaagattcgtgagtgagctgtcaagtgccgcacggaggtcttagttgaagtctaagtccgtgacactaCGCTATACTTTTCTTGTATCCCATCACCTTTTTTTTAATCAGGCAAAACAAGGTCTAATGAATTTTTACAACAAAATTCGACAACCAAATGACAAATGTTTGAACACAAATTAGACATATTCaatagaagagaagaaaaaattgtaaATAAAAGTACCGAACAACCACATGATATATATAACAAGAAAGCATTAGGTTTATTCAACTACTTCTGGTTCATTTGTTTTAGTTGTTTAAACTGTTTTcatacaagaaaagaaaatcgTAAATAAAATGTGAAAAGGATTTGGCATTGAGTTCCTATTGACATGTACTCGGCTAAACTATATTTTAATTGAAGCTAGCAGTATGGAATATAAGAAATTGAAATGTAAAATAGAACATGCCTTTGCTTCTCACTTTTTGGTTAAAGCTCAAggatctttttttttgtttttttaattgtgTGTCTCTTTTCAGTTTTCACGTTTGCAATGACTTGGTGGTAGGTACTATGAGTGTGttaacaaaggaaaaaaagaacaagATACAGGTGTTAGTTAATGACTTGCTATAGCTAGTAAACCATAGTTATATCCAGTGCTAATTGAGTTGGTTACGCTATGGGTAAGTGGTGGGTTGTGGCAGATGGTTAGAATGAAATAGTAAAAACCCATGAAATTCATTGGAATAATTATTCTGGTTTTCTCTTTTGAGGTTCATGAGAGCAGGATGATTGAATTTCATGGTAAAACATAGCTTGATTCTCTGCCTTTACTGATTCAAAGAAAGAATACAGCTTAATGGTCTTCACTACTCCACCTTTCTGTTACCATGTGGTCAGGGACACTCCAGTTGGTTGTCCAGATGGAGGGTTACTCGCAGGATGACATATTGTAACTTGTAACTAAGATATGCATGCAGAATGTTATGTGAGATAACCTATGTTAAttggtctgagggtgaaaaaaGTTCTTTCTAGTCCTCTTCATTTGAACTGATATTATTCTTTTCTGGGTAAATTGTGCAGAGTTTTGATAGTAATAAGAATGGAAAATTCAGGCTTGATGACTTCATATCTCTTTGTATCTTTGTACAGTCTGCACGGTGAGTAGAtctttatttacatgaaatggttGTCTCTTCTTGCATTTATAATATTCATGATCAATATGTTGAGAGGGCCTCATGTTTTATATCTGGCGCTTTGACATTGAGTCACTGTCATCTGTCTTGCAACTAATAAGGATTCTTGGTTAACACATCAATTTAGTGTTTGAGTTACGACAATTCCTTTCAATACAAAGTTTGTAGTACTTGATGAGACTAAAATGTGATTCAATAGAGCTGCAAATTTAATAGTTCTCATATGTTAGTTCACTGTTGAATTTCTTAGTAAAAACTTTAATAATCTCCTCGATCTTTTCAGGAACCTTTTTGATTCATTTGACACAACCAAGCAAGGCCGAGTGACTCTCGATCTTAACCAATTTATCTACTGCAGTGAGTATTTAGAGGGCGCACTACCATTCACTATCTTCTAATCTTTGTGATACTTCCTTTCATTTTGCATTCCACTAATTGATATCTGTAACAGAGATGGGTGACTTCCATCAATTATTCCATTCAGGTGTTCTTTAGAAAAGGTGGCTTTTGGTATCAATTACTCATCCAATCTGAGTGGTGAACCCACAAGCCACACTGATTGGCTATGGCAGAAGTCTTCCCCTTTTTTTAGCGTGTTGTAAATGTACCATCTGTTTGAAACCATGAAAAGGCCTCACCAGTTAGTTGAAGGTTGTGATATTCATGCGAATGATGACCATAGTGGTTCAATGTGTTGGCCTTCCAAAATATAAGATTGTCTCACATGCCAATGGGGGTTTTCACCATCCCTGTCCTCgacagatatgtatatgatgctCCTTCCCAGTTGATGTGCCAAGAGAAGGAACAATAGAAAGGGAATGTAGGAAACGTTAAACATTCACCTTTCATGATGGGGTGAGATTATTAAAGTATTAGTTTTCACTTAAAGATACAGCCACCTGTTTGCATCTCTCCCGACAGCATCAGTGGTTGTCATTAATTCTTAGGCCCGATATTTTTCTGCTTTATGTTAATGATGATACACTGTAGCATGCCTCGTTTTGTAATGACacttgttttattttcttcctcATTTGCAGCTGCCAATTGTCGAATCTGAGGTCGTTGTCTCATTATCCAGTTTCCAGTTGCTGCTATTAGCATTGAGTAGGATGCTttgtacgatatatgtaaaaTGCAATGATTTGAAAAGAGACGTTGAGGCAAGCGGTGTATGGTTGGAGAACTAAGGAGTCATTTGGTTGTGTGTACAAGTTATATCAGGAATGAAAAGGTGCATGGAGTATTATAGGGTGACTAAATCAATCATCACTAGATTATTGTATTTGTTTAGACATTCAGTTGGTacattaaaatattgatttatgATGTACATTTAAAACTTGTATCTGGTATTTAAAAGAATCATTATTTGTTCCAAATAATCTCCTTAGCTTGTATTAATGCTTTTATTACTCTGTTGATAAAATAAAACTTCGAATGATCAAATTTTTAATTACGTTAAATATCAATAATTTTAGGAGGAAAGTTGCAGTAAGTTATGCTATAATATGAgataaataatgaataaatcttgcagttctttatttttattttttataattttggaaTCACTACTACAAACATTAGTATCAAAAAGCGAatgaaacataataaaatatgatcaaC
This window encodes:
- the LOC129885255 gene encoding uncharacterized protein LOC129885255 — encoded protein: MENSAILREWFERVDTEKIGSITAIQLKSAFAIGNLEFPITVVQQMIRMCDFDLNGTMSFEEFVELNKFLLKVQHVFSDLERGRGFLVPDDVYEALIKIGFRLDSPALYTVCESFDSNKNGKFRLDDFISLCIFVQSARNLFDSFDTTKQGRVTLDLNQFIYCTANCRI